In Calonectris borealis chromosome 8, bCalBor7.hap1.2, whole genome shotgun sequence, a single genomic region encodes these proteins:
- the LOC142085207 gene encoding LOW QUALITY PROTEIN: vitellogenin-2-like (The sequence of the model RefSeq protein was modified relative to this genomic sequence to represent the inferred CDS: deleted 2 bases in 1 codon; substituted 1 base at 1 genomic stop codon) — MRGIILALALTLVGSQKFDIDPGFSSRKSHLYSYEGWVLNGLQERSLAKVGVRLSGKLEISGVSENAYLLKIRSPQFEEYNGIWPRDPFTRSSKITQMVSSCFTRPFKFEYNSGRIGNIYGPEDCPDMCINIVRGILNMMQITIKKSQNVYELQEAGIGGVCHTRYVIQEDRKNSRVSVTKTIDQNNCQEKVMKSVGMAYIYPCPVDMMKERLIKGTAAFSYKLKQSDSGTLITEVVSQQVYQISPLSEPTSVAVMEARQQLTLLEVRSERGSAPDISMQSYGSLRYHFPSVLPQMPLQLIKTKNPEQRIVETLQHIVLNNQQDFHDDVPYRFLELVQLCRTASADTLESIWRQFSDKSRYRRWLLSAVSATGTTEALKFIKTRIRNDDLNYLQTLLSVSVALHLMKADEHTVPIAADLMTSSRIQKNPMLQQVACLGYSSVVNRYCSQTSVCPKEALQPIHDLADEAISRGREDKMKLALKCIGNMGEPASIKRILKFLPISSSSASDIPIHIQIDAIMALRKIAWKDPKTVQGYLIQILVDQSLPPEVRMMACAVIFETRPALPLITTIANAAMKESNLQVASFVYSHMKALSKSRLPYMYNISSACNIALKLLAPKLDRLSYRYSKAMRIGGYFDNYKVGAAGDVFVMNSPGTMFPSAIISKLMAYSAGSVADLVEVGVRVEGLTDVIMKRNIPFAEYPTYKKIKEIGKALLGWKELPTETPLISAYLKLFGQELAYVNINKEVLQQAVKTVLEPADRNTVMKRIASQMRSGIAGQWTQPVWLGELRYIVPTCTGLPLEYGSYTTALARAALNVDGKMTPPLTGDFRPSQFLESTMQIRSDINPSLYIHTVATMGVNTEYFQHTVEIQGKVLTRVPMKFDAKIDMKLKNIKIETNPCHEETEIVVGRHKAFAVSRNIGELGVEKRTSILPEDVSSDIVEEPFKPSERASSEGVTMQGADSMPRKHAYSSQEDLRHGTGRKTHKRDICVKLHHLGCQLCFSRRSRDASFLKNTYLHRLIGEHEAKIVLMPVHTDADIDKIQLEIQAGSRAASKIIHVVNSESEEEDESSPYEDIQAKLKKILGIENVFKVANKTRHQKQQPSKKGNTMLTELGTDPSAKNPSSSSSASSTVSSSSSSSAASPDRKKAMDEDKNDQVKQARNKDASGSSSSSKSSSSSSSSSSSRSSSSSSSSSRSSSSSSSSSSSRSSSSSSSSSSSRSSSSSSSSSSSRSSSSSSRNSLSHHSHGHHTGHLEGGGSSRYSKIWVTVSKLTDAANVCESHSMAAGFASXIRKLWGDHEIYQYRFRSAHRQEFPKRKLPADQLSSTYSSTRSSRASSRAASRPNFLGDVKTPVLAVFLHGIHNDKKTGGLQLVVYADIDSIKPRMQVFVSNLTDSTKWKLCADASVLNAHKAVAYLKWGRNCQDYKISTELVTGRFADHPAVQVKLEWPKVPSSVRSVAEWFYKFVPGAAFMLGFSEKTDKNPSRQARVIVALTSPRTCDVVIKLPDMILYEKAMRLPLSLPVGPRIPASELQPPIWNVFAEAPSAVLENLKAHCSVSHNKITTFNEVQFNYSMPANCYHILAQDCSSDLKFLVMMRNAEEAMNLKAINIKLGSHEIDMHPANGQVKLLVDGVESPRRNVSYISAGASLWIHSEKEGLVLVAPAYGIDKLYFDGYTFRIQVALWMAGKMCGICGKYDAECEQEYRMPNGYLAKDAVSFGHSWILEEKPCTGACKLRRSFVKLEKTVQLAGVESKCYSTEPVLRCTKGCSATKTTPVTVGFHCLPADSATSLTDKQTKFDQKSEDMQDTVDAHIACSCENEDCSA, encoded by the exons ATGAGGGGAATCATACTTGCACTAGCGCTCACCCTTGTAG GTAGCCAGAAGTTTGACATAG ACCCTGGATTCAGTAGCAGAAAGAGCCACTTGTACAGCTATGAAGGCTGGGTGCTGAATGGGCTTCAAGAAAGAAGTTTAGCCAAAGTCGGCGTGCGCTTGAGCGGCAAACTAGAGATCAGTGGGGTGTCGGAGAACGCTTACCTCCTCAAG ATCCGCTCTCCGCAATTCGAGGAATACAATGGCATCTGGCCTAGGGACCCATTTACTCGATCTTCCAAAATCACCCAAATGGTTTCTTCATGTTTTACTCGGCCTTTCAAGTTTGAATACAATAGTGGACGGATTGGAAACATTTATGGCCCAGAAGACTGCCCCGATATGTGTATTAACATAGTGAGAGGAATACTGAACATGATGCAGATAACcattaaaaaatcacagaatgTGTATGAATTGCAAGAG GCTGGAATTGGAGGTGTCTGCCACACAAGGTACGTCATCCAGGAAGACAGGAAGAACAGCCGAGTCTCCGTTACCAAAACCATAGACCAAAATAATTGCCAGGAAAAGGTGATGAAGAGTGTTGGAATGGCTTACATCTATCCTTGTCCTGTAGACATGATG AAGGAAAGGCTCATAAAAGGGACTGCAGCTTTCTCCTACAAACTGAAGCAGTCAGACAGTGGTACCCTGATCACAGAAGTGGTGTCGCAGCAGGTGTATCAGATCTCACCACTCAGTGAACCTACCAGTGTTGCTGTCATGGAAGCAAG ACAACAACTCACCTTGCTTGAAGTGAGGAGCGAACGGGGGAGCGCCCCGGACATTTCCATGCAGAGCTACGGGAGCCTTCGTTACCACTTCCCATCAGTATTGCCACAGATGCCACTGCAGCTAATCAAGACAAAAAATCCCGAGCAACGG ATAGTGGAAACACTGCAACACATAGTCCTGAATAACCAACAAGATTTCCACGACGATGTTCCATACAGATTCTTGGAGCTTGTCCAGCTCTGCCGGACAGCAAGCGCTGATACTCTTGAGTCCATCTGGAGACAATTTTCAGATAAATCCCGCTACAG GCGATGGCTGCTGAGTGCAGTTTCTGCAACAGGCACCACAGAAGCACTCAAATTCATTAAGACCAGAATTCGCAATGATGACCTTAACTACCTTCAAACTCTTCTAAGTGTTTCTGTTGCTCTCCATTTAATGAAAGCTGATGAACATACTGTTCCAATAGCAGCA gatTTAATGACCAGTTCTCGAATCCAGAAAAATCCCATGCTTCAGCAAGTTGCCTGCTTGGGATACAGTTCTGTGGTCAATAGATACTGTTCTCAGACCTCAGTTTGTCCTAAAGAAGCTCTTCAG CCCATCCATGACCTGGCAGATGAAGCGATCAGCAGGGGCCGTGAAGACAAAATGAAGTTAGCCCTGAAGTGCATTGGTAATATGGGAGAACCAGCTAGCATCAAGCGCATCCTGAAGTTCCTTCCCATATCTTCATCCAGTGCTTCTGATATCCCCATCCACATTCAGATTGATGCCATAATGGCCTTGAGAAAAATAGCTTGGAAGGACCCCAAAACA GTGCAGGGATATCTCATCCAGATCCTTGTAGACCAGTCGCTTCCCCCTGAAGTGCGAATGATGGCTTGTGCTGTTATCTTTGAGACAAGGCCTGCCCTTCCCTTAATAACAACAATAGCTAATGCGGCAATGAAGGAGAGCAATTTGCAAGTGGCCAGTTTTGTCTATTCCCACATGAAGGCTTTGTCGAAGAGCAGATTGCCGTACATGTACAACAT ATCTTCGGCTTGCAATATCGCCCTTAAGCTGCTGGCCCCCAAATTGGACAGGCTGAGCTACCGGTATAGCAAGGCCATGCGTATTGGTGGTTACTTTG ATAACTATAAAGTTGGTGCTGCTGGAGATGTCTTCGTTATGAACAGCCCTGGAACAATGTTCCCATCAGCCATAATCTCCAAGCTGATGGCATATTCTGCAGGGTCAGTGGCTGATTTGGTGGAG GTCGGTGTCCGCGTGGAAGGCCTCACAGACGTCATCATGAAACGAAATATACCGTTTGCTGAATATCCCACATACAAAAAGATAAAGGAGATTGGAAAGGCT CTGCTGGGCTGGAAGGAGCTGCCAACAGAAACCCCCTTGATATCAGCCTACTTGAAACTATTTGGCCAAGAGCTGGCCTATGTTAACATCAATAAGGAAGTCCTCCAACAGGCTGTGAAG ACTGTGCTAGAACCTGCTGATAGGAACACAGTGATGAAAAGAATCGCCAGCCAAATGCGCAGCGGCATAGCAGGACAATGGACACAACCAGTGTGGCTGGGAGAGCTGCGATACATCGTTCCTACCTGCACCGGTCTGCCGCTGGAGTACGGGTCATACACTACTGCTCTGGCTCGTGCGGCACTCAACG TTGATGGAAAGATGACCCCCCCTTTAACTGGAGATTTTAGACCTTCTCAGTTTCTTGAATCCACCATGCAGATTCGGTCTGACATAAACCCAAG CTTATACATACATACAGTTGCAACAATGGGTGTCAACACAGAATACTTTCAACACACTGTTGAAATTCAAGGCAAGGTCCTGACAAGAGTGCCAATGAAGTTTGATGCCAAGATAGacatgaaactgaaaaatattaagattGAAACAAATCCATGCCATGAGGAAACTGAGATAGTGGTTGGAAG ACATAAGGCTTTTGCTGTATCAAGAAATATAGGAGAACTAGGTGTTGAAAAAAGGACCTCGATTCTCCCAGAAGATGTTTCATCAGATATTGTGGAAGAACCTTTCAAACCATCAGAGAGAGCTTCCAGTGAAGGTGTCACAATG CAAGGAGCTGACAGCATGCCAAGGAAACATGCCTATAGCTCTCAAGAGGATCTTCGCCACGGCACAGGAAGAaaaactcataaacgagacattTGCGTCAAACTGCATCATCTTGGTtgtcagctctgcttttccagaagGTCACGAGATGCCAGTTTCCTAAAAAATACCTATTTGCACAGATTAATTGGAGAACATGAAGCTAAAATAGTCTTGATGCCAG TTCATACAGATGCTGATATTGACAAAATTCAGCTGGAGATTCAGGCAGGATCCAGAGCAGCTTCCAAAATAATTCATGTGGTAAACTCggagtctgaggaagaggatgaatcATCTCCGTATGAGGACAttcaagctaaactgaaaaaGATTCTAGGCATTGAAAATGTGTTCAAG GTTGCAAATAAAACACGACACCAGAAGCAGCAACCCTCTAAGAAAGGAAACACTATGCTAACAGAGCTTGGGACAGACCCCAGCGCAAAAAATCCCTCTAGCTCATCTTCTGCGTCCTCAActgtctcctcttcttcctcatcatctgctgcttctcctgatcGTAAAAAGGCCATGGATGAAGATAAGAATGATCAAGTAAAGCAAGCGAGAAACAAAGACGcaagcggcagcagcagcagcagcaagagcagcagcagcagcagcagcagtagtagtagtaggagcagtagcagcagcagtagtagtagtaggagcagtagcagtagcagcagcagtagtagtagtaggagcagtagcagcagcagcagcagtagtagtagtaggagcagtagcagtagcagcagcagcagtagtagtaggagcagtagcagcagcagcaggaactcATTGAGTCACCATAGCCATGGGCATCATACGGGACATCTGGAAGGTGGCGGCAGCAGCAGATATTCCAAAATATGGGTAACTGTCAGTAAATTGACTGATGCTGCTAATGTTTGTGAATCACATTCC ATGGCAGCTGGCTTTGCATCATAAATCAGGAAATTATGG ggAGATCATGAGATTTATCAGTATCGCTTTAGATCAGCGCATAGACAAGAG TTCCCAAAAAGGAAGCTCCCAGCTGACCAACTTAGCAGCACGTACTCCTCTACCAGATCCAGTCGTGCCTCATCGCGAGCTGCTTCCCGG CCTAATTTTTTGGGAGATGTTAAAACACCAGTATTAGCTGTTTTTCTTCATGGCATTCATAACGATAAGAAGACAGGAGGCCTCCAGCTCGTGGTATATGCTGATATTGACTCCATCAAGCCCCGGATGCAGGTATTTGTGTCAAACCTCACAGATTCAACCAAGTGGAAGCTCTGTGCTGATGCTTCAGTCCTCAATGCTCACAAGGCAGTG GCTTACCTAAAATGGGGCCGGAATTGCCAGGACTACAAGATTTCGACTGAGCTGGTAACTGGGCGGTTTGCTGACCACCCTGCTGTACAAGTGAAACTGGAGTGGCCTAAAGTTCCTTCAAGTGTCAGATCTGTAGCAGAATG GTTTTACAAGTTTGTCCCTGGGGCTGCGTTTATGCTCGGGTTCTCTGAAAAAACAGACAAGAATCCTTCTCGACAAGCCAGGGTGATCGTGGCTCTAACTTCTCCAAGGACATGTGATGTTGTTATCAAGCTTCCTGAC ATGATCCTCTATGAAAAAGCCATGAGGCTTCCCCTGTCACTCCCTGTAGGTCCAAGGATACCAGCTTCAGAGCTGCAGCCTCCCATCTGGAATGTCTTTGCTGAAGCCCCCTCTGCAGTGCTCGAGAATTTGAAAG CTCACTGCTCAGTTTCCCACAACAAGATCACAACCTTTAACGAAGTTCAGTTTAACTACTCAATGCCAGCAAACTGCTACCACATCTTGGCTCAGGATTGCAGCTCTGACCTTAAGTTCCTGGTGATGATGAGGAATGCTGAAGAAGCTATGAACCTGAAAGCAATCAACATCAAGCTTGGCAGTCA TGAAATCGATATGCATCCTGCGAACGGACAGGTGAAACTGCTGGTAGATGGGGTCGAAAGCCCCAGGAGGAACGTTTCATACATATCTGCTG gtGCTTCTCTGTGGATCCACAGTGAAAAGGAAGGGCTTGTACTTGTTGCCCCAGCCTATGGCATTGATAAATTGTATTTTGATGGATACACATTCAGG attCAAGTTGCTTTATGGATGGCAGGGAAAATGTGTGGAATATGTGGAAAATATGATGCAGAATGTGAACAGGAATATCGGATGCCCAATGGATATCTAGCTAAAGATGCAGTGAGCTTTGGGCATTCTTGGATTTTGGAAGAAAAGCCTTGTACAGGAG CCTGCAAACTGCGACGCTCATTTGTGAAGCTTGAGAAGACAGTTCAGCTTGCGGGTGTGGAGTCCAAGTGCTATTCTACAGAGCCCGTGCTGCGCTGTACGAAAGGATGCTCCGCCACCAAGACTACTCCAGTCACTGTTGGTTTCCACTGTCTCCCAGCTG ATTCGGCTACCAGCCTGACAGACAAACAGACAAAGTTTGACCAGAAGTCAGAGGATATGCAGGACACTGTTGACGCACACATAGCATGTTCTTGTGAGAACGAAGACTGCAGTGCATGA